A window from Urocitellus parryii isolate mUroPar1 chromosome 1, mUroPar1.hap1, whole genome shotgun sequence encodes these proteins:
- the LOC144249097 gene encoding olfactory receptor 14A2-like, whose protein sequence is MSALPFPPSGPQHDGHGQPHGGDGVLPHTILGGPRNPLAHGFLFLLIYLVALVGNLLIIILVTMDQCLHTPMYFFLKNLSLLDACLVSVIVPNFILSSLGHRSTISFSGCVSEVLLVTQFTTPELSVLTAMSYDRYVAICHPLHYDVIMNRGYCVRMVAVSWFLGGIFGVLYSAGTFSLSFCGSRKLPQFFCDVPSLLKISCSKSHVIIDVSVVIGVTFGLSCVLSIGFSYVYIFKTVTRMPSSQGQSRAFSTYTPHLIVVTTFIVTGVTAYLKPVLESPHPVDFLVSVLYSVMPPSLNPVIYSLRNKDVKVSLWKIVWKLCHKY, encoded by the coding sequence ATGTCTGCCCTACCCTTCCCTCCATCAGGTCCACAGCATGACGGCCACGGCCAACCACACGGTGGGGATGGAGTTCTACCTCACACTATTCTCGGAGGCCCACGAAATCCACTTGCACACGGCTTCCTGTTCTTGTTGATTTACCTGGTGGCACTGGTGGGGAACCTTCTCATCATCATCCTGGTCACCATGGACCAGTgtctccacacccccatgtacttcttcctgaaGAATTTGTCCCTCCTTGATGCTTGCCTTGTCTCAGTCATAGTACCGAACTTCATTTTGAGCTCTTTGGGCCACAGGAGCACCATCTCTTTCTCAGGATGTGTCTCAGAGGTGTTGTTGGTGACTCAGTTTACTACACCTGAGCTGTCCGTCCTCACGGCCATGTCCTACGACCgatatgtggccatctgccaccccCTGCACTATGACGTCATCATGAACAGGGGTTACTGTGTGCGGATGGTGGCTGTCTCCTGGTTCCTTGGGGGCATCTTTGGGGTCTTATACTCTGCAGGAactttctctttatctttctgtggCTCTAGAAAACTCCCACAATTTTTCTGTGATGTCCCCTCTCTGCTGAAGATTtcttgctcaaagtcacatgtCATCATTGATGTTAGTGTGGTCATTGGAGTCACATTTGGACTTTCCTGTGTTCTGTCCATTggattttcatatgtgtacattttCAAAACTGTCACAAGAATGCCATCCTCACAAGGACAGTCAAGAGCGTTCTCCACCTACACACCCCATCTCATAGTGGTGACCACATTCATAGTGACGGGTGTCACTGCCTATTTGAAGCCAGTGCTGGAATCCCCGCATCCTGTGGACTTTCTGGTGTCTGTTCTCTATTCCGTGATGCCTCCGTCTTTGAACCCTGTGAtatacagcctgaggaacaaggacgTCAAAGTCTCTCTGTGGAAGATTGTATGGAAACTGTGTCATAAGTATTAG